From a region of the Bradyrhizobium diazoefficiens genome:
- a CDS encoding aspartate aminotransferase family protein encodes MTIDIAKISELDRRSVLHPFTQLKEFATGKAGDPTIVETGKGIRIQDAAGKEFIDGFAGLYCVNVGYGRTEVAEAISRQAYRLAYYHSYAAHTTDELAILSDRLVRMAPGKMSKVFYGMSGSDANETQAKLVWYYNNLRGKPKKKKIISRDRGYHGCSIISGSMTGMSFYHDHMDLPFSQIVHTGVPHHYWGGHPGETEAEFSKRRAAELDELIQREGPETVGAFIGEPVLGTGGITPPPQGYWEAIQAVLRKHDVLLIADEVITGFGRTGSMFGSDRYGIEPDLITIAKGLTSAYFPLSGAIVSEKVYQVMEDGADRVGSFSHGYTYSGHPIGAAAANAVLDIVENEDLPGNADTVGSYFQTQLQTKFAQLPIVGEVRGVGLMGAIEFVADREKKTRFDPALKVGARVSKAARDRGLIARAMPHGDILGFAPPLVITKAEVDELVSIAESAVRSVMDQLVHEGQKI; translated from the coding sequence GTGACGATCGATATCGCAAAGATCAGCGAATTGGACCGCCGTTCGGTCCTGCATCCTTTCACACAGCTGAAGGAGTTTGCGACTGGGAAAGCCGGTGATCCGACGATTGTCGAGACCGGCAAGGGAATTCGCATCCAGGATGCCGCCGGCAAGGAGTTCATCGACGGTTTCGCGGGCCTCTATTGCGTGAATGTCGGCTACGGTCGGACCGAAGTTGCCGAAGCCATTTCGAGGCAGGCCTATCGCCTAGCCTACTATCATTCCTATGCCGCGCATACCACGGATGAGCTTGCCATCCTGTCCGATCGCCTGGTGAGGATGGCACCGGGCAAGATGAGCAAGGTGTTCTATGGAATGTCCGGCTCGGACGCCAACGAGACGCAGGCCAAGCTTGTCTGGTATTACAACAATCTTCGGGGCAAGCCGAAAAAGAAGAAGATCATCTCGAGGGATCGTGGCTATCACGGCTGCAGCATCATCTCCGGCTCGATGACCGGCATGAGCTTCTATCACGATCACATGGACCTGCCATTTTCACAGATCGTTCATACGGGCGTTCCACATCACTACTGGGGCGGACATCCCGGTGAAACCGAGGCCGAGTTTTCGAAGCGTCGCGCCGCAGAGCTCGACGAACTCATTCAACGGGAGGGGCCCGAAACGGTCGGTGCCTTCATCGGCGAGCCCGTCCTCGGCACGGGGGGTATCACGCCGCCACCGCAAGGGTATTGGGAAGCCATCCAAGCTGTGCTGCGCAAACACGACGTTCTTCTTATTGCCGATGAAGTCATCACTGGGTTCGGTCGTACGGGGTCGATGTTCGGCTCCGACCGCTACGGCATAGAACCCGATCTGATCACCATCGCCAAAGGTCTGACATCGGCCTATTTTCCACTGTCCGGCGCGATCGTCAGCGAGAAAGTCTATCAGGTCATGGAAGACGGTGCCGACCGGGTCGGCTCATTCTCCCATGGTTACACTTATTCTGGCCACCCGATCGGCGCGGCTGCCGCCAACGCCGTGCTCGACATCGTCGAGAACGAGGATCTTCCCGGCAACGCCGACACGGTCGGAAGTTACTTCCAGACTCAGCTGCAAACCAAGTTCGCCCAGCTGCCGATCGTCGGAGAAGTACGCGGCGTCGGCCTCATGGGGGCAATCGAGTTCGTGGCAGATCGCGAGAAGAAGACCCGATTCGATCCGGCGCTCAAGGTCGGCGCACGGGTTTCAAAGGCGGCGCGAGATCGTGGACTGATTGCGCGGGCCATGCCGCATGGCGATATCCTCGGCTTCGCGCCTCCGCTCGTCATCACCAAGGCCGAGGTCGATGAGCTGGTCTCCATTGCGGAGTCCGCTGTTCGTTCGGTCATGGATCAACTGGTTCATGAGGGGCAGAAAATCTAG
- a CDS encoding aminotransferase yields the protein MTINIKDIAEKDRNAVLHPFTHLKDFATGKLGEPTIIETAKGIRIQDAYGNQLLDAFAGLYCVNVGYGRTEVADAISRQAHRLAFYHSYAAHTTDELAILSDRLVRMAPGPMSKVFYGMSGSDANETQAKLVWYYNNLRGKPKKKIIISRERGYHGCSVVSGSMTGMSYYHDHMDLPLPMIARTGSPHHYWGAAPGETEQEFSARRAAELERLIEQLGPDNVGAFIGEPILGTGGITPPPEGYWKAIQAVLKKHDVLLIADEVITGFGRTGSMFGSQHYGIEPDLITVAKGLTSAYVPLSAAIVGEKVYKALEEGAERVGPFSHGYTYSGHPIGAAAANAVLDIVEKEDLPGNAREVGAYFQSQLKEKFAQLPIVGEVRGVGLMAAIEFVGDRGLKKRFDPSLKVGARIAKAARDRRLIARAMPHGDILGFSPPLVITKAEIDEVITITESAVRSVMDELVREGEKL from the coding sequence ATGACCATCAATATCAAAGATATCGCCGAAAAGGACCGGAACGCCGTCCTGCACCCTTTTACACACCTCAAGGATTTCGCGACCGGCAAGCTTGGCGAACCGACCATCATCGAGACCGCCAAGGGAATCCGCATCCAGGATGCCTACGGCAACCAACTGCTCGACGCGTTCGCCGGCCTGTACTGCGTCAATGTTGGCTATGGGCGCACCGAAGTTGCCGACGCGATCTCGCGCCAGGCCCACCGTCTGGCCTTCTATCACTCGTACGCGGCGCATACGACGGACGAACTCGCGATTCTCTCGGATCGTCTCGTCAGAATGGCGCCAGGACCGATGAGCAAGGTCTTCTACGGAATGTCCGGTTCCGACGCCAACGAGACACAGGCAAAGCTCGTCTGGTACTACAACAATCTCCGCGGAAAGCCGAAAAAGAAGATCATCATCTCGCGTGAGCGAGGCTACCACGGCTGCAGCGTCGTTTCCGGCTCGATGACCGGCATGAGCTATTACCACGACCATATGGATCTCCCGCTACCGATGATTGCGCGCACCGGCTCCCCACATCATTATTGGGGCGCAGCACCTGGTGAAACCGAACAGGAGTTCTCTGCCCGTCGAGCGGCTGAACTCGAACGATTGATCGAACAACTTGGCCCGGACAACGTTGGCGCCTTCATTGGCGAGCCGATTCTCGGTACAGGTGGCATCACGCCGCCGCCAGAGGGCTACTGGAAAGCGATCCAGGCCGTATTGAAGAAGCACGACGTTCTGCTGATTGCTGACGAAGTGATCACTGGCTTCGGCCGAACCGGCTCCATGTTTGGATCGCAACATTACGGAATAGAACCCGACCTGATCACCGTCGCGAAAGGACTGACGTCTGCTTACGTCCCGCTCTCGGCAGCAATCGTGGGGGAGAAAGTCTATAAGGCGTTGGAAGAGGGAGCCGAACGGGTTGGCCCGTTTTCGCATGGCTACACTTATTCGGGCCATCCTATCGGCGCTGCCGCCGCAAATGCCGTCCTCGACATCGTCGAGAAAGAAGACCTTCCCGGAAACGCACGCGAAGTCGGCGCGTATTTCCAATCCCAGCTCAAGGAAAAATTTGCTCAGTTGCCCATCGTCGGCGAAGTGCGGGGGGTTGGGCTGATGGCCGCAATCGAATTTGTCGGCGACCGTGGCCTGAAGAAGAGATTCGATCCATCGCTCAAGGTTGGCGCGCGCATTGCGAAGGCAGCTCGCGACCGACGGCTGATCGCCCGCGCGATGCCACATGGCGACATCCTGGGCTTCTCGCCACCGCTGGTGATCACCAAAGCTGAAATCGATGAAGTCATCACGATCACTGAAAGTGCCGTCCGTTCTGTCATGGACGAACTTGTCCGCGAGGGCGAGAAGCTCTGA
- a CDS encoding methylaspartate ammonia-lyase has translation MKTTTAIRDVVLAAGNGCFFYDDQAAIRAGVARDGFRYLGTPLTPGFTTIRMPSRSLSIGLVLWDGVIVWGDMMGVQYSGAADRDPVFQLDGIESLVRSVIVPRLLATDVSHFLDGCARVLVHHEGKRLPLAIEYGVSQALLRAAAHLRSTTLAEVICSEFSLPWPNRPVPLLAQSGDAREINIDKMILKGVDILPHGLINSREKFGRSGETFREFVKWVARRATEIGEPGYHPTLHFDLYGWIGLEIGMEPERIADYIARLSDEISGYRLLIECPVLYQSTDAQLDGYARIVGLLDRRGSKARVVVDERCNTLDDIRLFAKAKAAHIIQIKMPDVGSVADSAKAVLVCKENGVGAYVGGSCAETDLSARASVHIAVATQADMMLAKPGMGVDEAISIVGNEQSRLLSALKYRQSTQASVRNVAST, from the coding sequence ATGAAAACCACCACCGCAATACGAGATGTTGTTCTGGCTGCCGGGAACGGATGCTTCTTCTATGACGATCAGGCGGCAATACGGGCCGGCGTTGCTCGTGACGGCTTCCGATATCTAGGTACTCCTTTGACCCCGGGTTTTACGACCATTCGTATGCCGTCGCGTTCGCTTAGTATCGGTCTCGTGTTATGGGATGGGGTGATCGTGTGGGGCGACATGATGGGCGTCCAATATTCGGGCGCAGCCGATCGTGATCCCGTTTTTCAGCTCGATGGAATCGAATCGCTCGTCCGATCTGTCATAGTTCCGCGGCTCCTAGCTACGGACGTCTCTCATTTTCTGGATGGTTGTGCACGGGTCCTCGTGCACCATGAGGGCAAACGGCTACCTCTCGCGATCGAATATGGTGTGAGCCAGGCGTTGCTTCGCGCGGCTGCGCACCTTCGGTCCACCACACTCGCCGAAGTGATCTGCTCGGAATTCTCTCTGCCATGGCCAAACAGGCCAGTCCCCCTGTTAGCGCAGAGTGGGGACGCAAGGGAAATCAACATCGACAAGATGATCCTCAAGGGCGTCGATATTCTCCCGCATGGCTTGATAAATTCCCGCGAAAAATTCGGCCGTTCAGGCGAGACGTTTCGGGAGTTCGTCAAATGGGTTGCCAGGCGCGCAACAGAAATTGGAGAGCCCGGTTATCACCCGACCCTGCATTTCGACCTCTACGGTTGGATTGGCCTCGAGATTGGCATGGAGCCCGAAAGAATTGCGGACTACATTGCGCGGCTCTCGGATGAGATTTCCGGCTACCGGCTCCTCATTGAATGCCCGGTACTGTATCAATCGACAGACGCCCAGCTGGACGGGTATGCCAGGATCGTCGGACTTCTCGATAGGCGCGGTTCGAAAGCCCGGGTGGTCGTCGACGAGCGATGCAATACGCTCGACGATATCCGGCTGTTCGCGAAGGCGAAAGCCGCCCATATAATCCAGATCAAGATGCCAGACGTTGGCTCGGTCGCCGACTCCGCCAAAGCTGTTCTAGTCTGCAAGGAAAATGGTGTTGGAGCATATGTGGGTGGAAGCTGCGCCGAAACGGACCTTTCAGCGCGAGCCTCGGTCCACATTGCGGTCGCAACGCAGGCCGACATGATGCTCGCAAAGCCGGGCATGGGCGTAGATGAGGCCATCTCTATCGTCGGCAATGAGCAAAGCAGGCTGCTTTCCGCTCTCAAGTACAGACAATCCACCCAAGCCTCCGTTCGGAATGTTGCATCCACATGA
- a CDS encoding SDR family oxidoreductase → MGRAALVTAGTAGLGLGIAEKLVSDGFDLVLTGRDPKKMAASVRRLETIATGIRVFGICSDLSNPQDTEALFDQALAHLPHIDCLVINSGHMAYGTVEDLSDDHWCQAFEMLLMSAVRLVRRALPHMRERGNGDIVFITGAEAREPSAHLVLASTFRAAIANMAKILAKSAAKDNVRVNVVAPGYFDTGRVRARVDALASERNVSRAEAMRTIAGDNPLGRAGRANEIGELVGFICSRKAEFLNGATIVIDGGKSAGCI, encoded by the coding sequence ATGGGGCGAGCGGCACTCGTAACGGCTGGTACGGCAGGCCTCGGCTTGGGGATTGCCGAGAAGCTCGTGTCGGACGGCTTTGATCTCGTGCTTACCGGCCGCGACCCGAAAAAGATGGCGGCATCGGTTCGACGGCTTGAGACCATCGCTACCGGAATTCGTGTTTTCGGTATCTGTTCGGATTTGAGCAACCCTCAAGATACCGAAGCTCTCTTCGACCAGGCTTTGGCACATCTGCCTCACATCGATTGCCTGGTGATCAATTCGGGCCATATGGCTTACGGAACTGTCGAGGATCTGTCTGACGATCATTGGTGCCAGGCTTTCGAAATGCTCCTGATGAGCGCAGTGCGACTGGTGCGCAGGGCTCTTCCACATATGCGCGAGCGAGGGAACGGCGACATTGTTTTCATTACGGGCGCCGAAGCGCGTGAGCCCTCGGCACATCTCGTCCTTGCAAGCACGTTCCGGGCGGCGATCGCGAATATGGCCAAGATTCTCGCCAAGAGCGCCGCGAAGGATAATGTTCGCGTCAATGTCGTCGCTCCTGGCTATTTTGACACGGGTCGTGTTCGCGCGCGCGTTGATGCACTCGCATCGGAACGAAACGTGTCCCGGGCGGAGGCGATGAGAACAATCGCCGGCGACAATCCACTCGGCCGCGCAGGTCGGGCCAACGAGATCGGCGAACTCGTCGGCTTCATCTGTTCGCGCAAGGCGGAGTTCCTGAATGGTGCGACGATCGTCATCGACGGGGGCAAAAGCGCCGGTTGCATCTGA
- a CDS encoding NAD-dependent succinate-semialdehyde dehydrogenase encodes MKGLAPAALKKLRRPELIETRAFLDGAWRETGQALSVTDPATGELLCNVTACSSSEVDFAVRAASRAFLDWRDRLPNERGAILRAWASAMRQNAEDLAVIMTCEQGKPLSEARGEIAYGANFVDWFAAEGLRAYGDTIPSHLPSSKLSVQMQPIGVTLAITPWNFPSAMITRKASAALAAGCTMIVKPAPETPLSALALAKLAEEVGVPPGVFQVITGEAAPLAKSLLEHADIRAFSFTGSTEVGRLLLGQSAQTVKKTSMELGGHAPFLLFDDAVLEASVAGCIGAKFSTSGQDCLAANRIYVQRGIYQRFVQDFAKAAARLKVGHGLESGTEIGPMTRPSVAEKCRQHISQALSAGARLVAGGQDCPLGGSFVTPTVLADVTDDMLIAREETFGPVAAILPFDDEHEVIARANNTEMGLAAYIYTRDLARAMRVTDRLEYGMVAVNTPRFTGAPIPFGGWKQSGLGREGSKLGLTEYLEPKYVCLGSLAA; translated from the coding sequence ATGAAGGGCCTCGCCCCCGCGGCACTGAAGAAGCTGAGACGACCGGAGTTGATCGAAACGAGGGCTTTTCTGGACGGCGCCTGGCGCGAAACCGGCCAGGCCCTTTCGGTGACGGATCCTGCAACGGGTGAGCTCCTCTGCAATGTGACAGCTTGCAGCTCCAGCGAGGTCGATTTCGCGGTCAGGGCGGCTAGCCGCGCATTCCTCGATTGGCGCGACCGTCTGCCCAACGAGCGCGGCGCGATTTTGCGCGCTTGGGCTTCGGCCATGAGACAGAATGCCGAGGATCTTGCGGTCATCATGACCTGCGAACAGGGCAAACCGCTTTCCGAGGCGCGCGGCGAAATCGCCTATGGCGCAAATTTCGTGGATTGGTTCGCTGCCGAGGGCCTGCGCGCGTACGGCGATACCATTCCCAGTCACCTGCCGAGCAGCAAACTGTCCGTTCAGATGCAGCCGATCGGCGTCACCCTCGCAATTACGCCTTGGAATTTTCCTTCTGCGATGATCACGCGCAAGGCCTCGGCCGCACTTGCCGCAGGCTGCACGATGATCGTGAAGCCCGCTCCGGAGACGCCGCTTTCGGCTTTGGCGCTTGCAAAGCTGGCCGAGGAAGTGGGCGTGCCCCCCGGCGTCTTTCAGGTCATCACTGGAGAGGCGGCACCTCTGGCCAAGAGCTTGCTCGAGCATGCCGACATTCGCGCTTTCTCGTTCACCGGATCGACGGAAGTGGGACGCCTGTTGCTCGGTCAATCCGCGCAGACAGTGAAAAAGACATCCATGGAGCTCGGAGGTCACGCGCCGTTCCTGCTGTTCGACGACGCCGTCCTCGAAGCTTCGGTCGCCGGCTGTATTGGTGCCAAGTTTTCGACGTCGGGCCAAGATTGTCTGGCCGCGAACCGCATCTACGTTCAGCGCGGCATCTACCAGCGCTTCGTGCAGGACTTCGCGAAGGCGGCCGCGCGATTGAAAGTCGGCCATGGTTTGGAAAGCGGCACCGAGATCGGTCCGATGACGCGCCCCTCGGTCGCGGAAAAATGCCGTCAGCACATCTCACAAGCCTTGTCTGCAGGGGCGCGCCTCGTTGCGGGCGGGCAAGACTGTCCGCTGGGAGGCAGCTTTGTCACCCCCACGGTGCTTGCAGACGTCACGGACGACATGCTGATCGCGAGAGAGGAGACCTTCGGTCCCGTGGCAGCGATCCTTCCTTTCGACGATGAGCATGAGGTCATTGCGCGGGCGAACAACACCGAAATGGGACTGGCCGCATACATCTACACACGAGATCTCGCGCGGGCGATGCGTGTGACCGATCGACTCGAGTACGGAATGGTTGCCGTGAACACGCCGAGATTCACCGGCGCGCCGATACCCTTCGGGGGTTGGAAACAGTCGGGGCTCGGCCGGGAAGGTTCGAAGCTCGGATTAACCGAGTATCTGGAGCCGAAATACGTTTGCCTCGGCAGCCTTGCAGCTTGA
- a CDS encoding aldehyde dehydrogenase family protein: MSDSVSHKLFIDGRWRSGSRRADLPIMNPATERHFGRVAVAAASDLDEALTAARACLPRWSNTPARERGALLVRAARMLKEKIDVAAAALSEEQGKTIVEAKGEYTRAVDTLEWNGSQAEKLCCPVPIDQNRMIVPEAVGVVAAFTPWNYPAVLNARKLAAALAAGCPVILKGAEETPSAGVHIVRALEEAGLPAGAVSLMFGDPPMISEHLLGSSVVRAMSFTGSTAVGKQLAKLAANNLQRCVLELGGHSPVVVFDDTDISKAVAAITAYKFECAGQSCNAPSRILVARRIYEEFLVRLVDAAKGIKIGDPYDPETDMGPMANARRIEAMERLTRDALDRGAKLEIGGRRLDQRGFYWPPTILTKVRPDSKVLREEPFGPILTVAPFGTIEEAIEEANATEYGLASYLFTESREIQSRMIRSLSAGAVSVNRLKGVSADAPNAGINQSGYGYEGGVEGMRAFQNLKLVNMAGAPALG; the protein is encoded by the coding sequence ATGTCCGATAGCGTCAGTCATAAACTCTTTATCGACGGAAGGTGGCGCTCGGGCAGTCGGCGAGCGGATCTGCCGATTATGAACCCTGCAACCGAGCGACATTTCGGGCGCGTGGCTGTTGCCGCCGCATCGGACCTTGATGAGGCGTTGACTGCTGCTCGAGCCTGTCTGCCACGTTGGTCCAATACACCTGCTCGGGAACGCGGTGCACTGCTGGTTCGCGCCGCGCGAATGCTCAAAGAGAAGATCGACGTAGCCGCCGCGGCGCTTTCCGAAGAGCAAGGCAAGACAATCGTCGAAGCCAAGGGCGAGTACACGCGCGCGGTCGACACCCTTGAATGGAACGGCAGTCAGGCCGAGAAGTTGTGCTGCCCAGTACCGATCGACCAGAACCGGATGATCGTGCCGGAGGCGGTGGGCGTCGTCGCAGCTTTCACACCCTGGAATTATCCCGCCGTCCTCAATGCGCGCAAGCTCGCTGCTGCTCTCGCAGCCGGTTGCCCAGTGATCCTGAAAGGGGCAGAGGAAACCCCAAGTGCCGGCGTCCATATCGTGCGGGCATTGGAGGAGGCCGGACTGCCGGCTGGTGCTGTGAGTCTGATGTTCGGCGATCCGCCGATGATATCCGAGCATCTGCTCGGCTCATCCGTTGTTCGGGCCATGTCATTCACCGGATCGACGGCCGTTGGCAAGCAGCTGGCCAAGCTTGCTGCCAACAACCTGCAACGGTGCGTGCTGGAGCTCGGCGGCCATTCACCCGTTGTTGTCTTCGACGACACCGACATTTCGAAGGCTGTCGCTGCGATAACCGCGTACAAGTTCGAATGCGCTGGTCAGAGTTGCAATGCTCCCAGCCGTATTCTGGTCGCGCGGCGAATTTACGAAGAGTTCCTGGTGAGACTTGTAGATGCGGCAAAAGGGATAAAGATCGGCGATCCCTACGATCCCGAGACGGACATGGGGCCAATGGCGAACGCCAGACGCATTGAAGCGATGGAACGCCTGACTCGGGATGCCCTCGATCGCGGAGCGAAGCTGGAGATCGGCGGGAGGCGCCTTGATCAACGTGGCTTCTACTGGCCGCCTACGATCCTGACCAAGGTACGTCCGGATTCGAAGGTGCTCCGCGAAGAACCGTTCGGACCGATCCTCACGGTCGCACCCTTCGGCACGATCGAAGAAGCCATTGAAGAGGCGAACGCGACCGAATACGGCCTTGCATCCTATCTATTCACCGAGTCCCGCGAAATTCAGAGCCGCATGATCCGCAGTCTTTCGGCGGGAGCAGTCAGCGTCAACCGCCTCAAAGGCGTCTCTGCGGATGCGCCGAACGCCGGGATCAATCAAAGCGGCTATGGCTATGAAGGTGGCGTCGAGGGGATGAGGGCCTTCCAGAACTTGAAGCTCGTCAACATGGCTGGCGCGCCGGCCCTCGGATAG
- a CDS encoding Lrp/AsnC family transcriptional regulator: protein MQYDRIDARILEIVQKNNRLTSEVIGEMAGLSASACQRRLKALRSQGIIEADISIVSPKEVGRPIQMLVLVTLERDRSDIVDRFKKAIKSSSEVANGFYVTGEADFLLYVTARTMEDYEEFTRNFFHENPDVKGFKTMVVLDRVKAGFAVPVEKSPEG from the coding sequence ATGCAATACGATCGAATAGACGCTCGCATCCTCGAGATCGTGCAAAAGAACAACCGATTGACCTCAGAGGTGATCGGCGAAATGGCCGGGCTTTCTGCCAGCGCATGCCAGCGACGACTGAAGGCGCTGCGCTCGCAAGGCATCATCGAGGCTGATATCTCGATCGTTTCGCCGAAAGAGGTGGGAAGACCTATTCAGATGCTCGTGCTTGTGACTCTGGAGCGCGACCGTTCCGACATAGTCGACAGGTTCAAGAAGGCGATCAAATCGTCGAGTGAAGTCGCCAATGGCTTCTACGTCACTGGCGAGGCTGATTTTCTCCTTTACGTTACCGCGCGCACGATGGAAGACTATGAAGAGTTCACCCGGAACTTCTTCCATGAGAACCCCGATGTTAAGGGCTTCAAAACAATGGTCGTACTGGACCGCGTAAAGGCGGGTTTTGCCGTGCCGGTGGAGAAATCGCCCGAGGGTTGA
- the ald gene encoding alanine dehydrogenase, whose translation MNVGVPKEIKTHEYRVGLTPGAVREYSAAGHSVLVETNAGAGIGATDENYRKAGATIVSSAREVFASSEMIVKVKEPQPSEWVQLRENQILFTYLHLAPDPEQAKGLLKSGCTAIAYETVTDAQGGLPLLAPMSEVAGRLAVEAAGAALKRYAGGRGLLIGGVPGVQPSRIVVIGGGVVGTHAARMAAGLGAEVTILDRSISRLRELDELFEGRVRTRFSTIDSVEEEVFAADVVIGAVLIPGASAPKLVSRGMLSSMRKGSVIVDVAIDQGGCFETSRPTTHADPTYELDGVIHYCVANMPGAVPSTSSQALNNATLPFGLALASKGFAAVLENPHLRAGLNVYRGRLTYKAVAESLGLPFSPIEQAAA comes from the coding sequence ATGAACGTCGGTGTTCCCAAGGAAATCAAGACGCACGAATATCGCGTGGGCCTGACGCCCGGCGCCGTGCGCGAATATTCGGCCGCCGGCCACTCCGTGCTGGTGGAGACCAATGCCGGCGCCGGCATCGGCGCAACCGACGAGAATTATCGAAAGGCCGGCGCAACAATCGTGAGCTCCGCGCGCGAGGTGTTCGCCTCGAGCGAGATGATCGTAAAGGTGAAGGAGCCTCAGCCTTCCGAGTGGGTCCAGCTGCGAGAGAACCAGATCCTCTTCACTTATCTGCATCTGGCGCCAGACCCGGAGCAGGCCAAGGGCCTCCTGAAGTCGGGGTGCACCGCAATTGCCTACGAAACAGTGACCGATGCGCAGGGCGGCCTTCCGCTCCTCGCGCCGATGAGCGAGGTCGCGGGCAGGCTTGCGGTCGAAGCGGCCGGCGCGGCGCTGAAACGGTATGCGGGGGGGCGGGGGCTGTTGATCGGTGGCGTGCCGGGTGTCCAGCCGAGCCGCATCGTGGTGATCGGAGGCGGGGTTGTCGGTACGCACGCAGCACGGATGGCCGCGGGCTTGGGTGCCGAGGTCACGATCCTGGATCGCTCGATATCGCGGCTTCGCGAACTGGATGAATTGTTCGAAGGGCGGGTCCGTACCAGATTTTCGACGATAGACTCCGTCGAAGAGGAAGTGTTCGCTGCCGACGTCGTCATCGGCGCAGTCCTGATCCCCGGCGCGAGCGCACCGAAACTCGTCAGCCGCGGCATGTTGAGTTCGATGCGCAAAGGCTCCGTGATCGTGGATGTTGCCATCGATCAGGGTGGATGCTTCGAGACTTCGCGTCCCACGACACATGCAGATCCAACCTACGAGTTGGACGGCGTCATCCACTATTGCGTCGCCAATATGCCCGGAGCAGTCCCATCCACTTCAAGCCAGGCGCTGAACAACGCCACGTTGCCGTTTGGATTGGCGCTGGCCAGCAAGGGGTTTGCAGCCGTGCTCGAGAATCCGCATCTACGCGCAGGTCTCAACGTCTACCGAGGGCGCCTCACCTACAAGGCGGTAGCCGAGAGTCTCGGCCTCCCATTCTCACCGATCGAGCAGGCCGCGGCCTGA
- a CDS encoding Lrp/AsnC family transcriptional regulator, with protein MAVEYDRLDARIMTLVQSNNRLTSDEIGERVGLSATAVQRRLKKLRDSGIIEADVSVVSPKAVGRPVSMLVLVSLERERADIIDRFKQALRANAEVMSGYYVTGEADFVIIVTATDMEGYEQFTRRFFYENPDIKGFKTLVIMDRVKVGFTIPIEAPEAG; from the coding sequence ATGGCCGTCGAATACGATCGTTTGGATGCGCGCATCATGACGCTTGTCCAGAGTAACAATCGGCTGACATCCGATGAGATAGGCGAGCGGGTCGGCCTTTCCGCCACCGCCGTCCAACGGCGACTCAAAAAACTCCGCGACAGCGGAATCATCGAGGCCGACGTATCCGTCGTTTCGCCAAAGGCCGTCGGTCGCCCCGTTTCCATGTTGGTGCTGGTTTCGCTCGAACGAGAACGGGCGGACATCATCGACCGCTTCAAGCAAGCGCTACGCGCCAATGCAGAGGTCATGAGCGGCTACTATGTCACAGGAGAGGCGGATTTCGTGATCATCGTCACGGCAACCGACATGGAAGGCTACGAGCAGTTCACGCGCCGTTTTTTCTATGAGAACCCGGACATCAAAGGCTTCAAGACCTTGGTGATCATGGATCGGGTGAAAGTCGGCTTTACTATTCCCATTGAAGCGCCCGAAGCTGGCTGA